The genomic interval GAATAGCCTGGTCATTGGACATGAAATAGGCCTTACCCCACTTATTGTTGATCATGTTGGTAAAGTTGAACACATCGTAGGTCACCTGTACCTGATAGGTCCGGGCACCCAGCTTGATGTTGAAATCCTGCTGGAGTTTCAGGTCCACGATATTGGTAAAGGGCAGACGGGCACCATTACGCTCTGCATATTGTCCACGGCGGGATTTGAGGTATTTGTCACCTTCAACAAAGGCATTAAAGGCATTCCACTGGTCAGCAGGGCTGGCCGCACCGTTCTGAATAAAGTTGATCTCCGAAATGTCGGCCGGAATATAGGCCAGGTCATTGGTTTCGAAGTTATCCAGGTCACGGATCATACCGCGGTTGATAACATAGCTAAAGGGACTTCCGCTCTGGCCATTATACACCAGTGAAATGGTGGTAGCCAGTTTCTTGTTGGCCCAGGTGATTTTCTTGGCCACGTAAACGTTGATCCGGCTTCCCAGGTCGTAGTCGCTGGTAGACAGGCTCAGGAAATTACGTCCGTAAACGGTTTCCATAAAGCGCCACTGGCTGTTGTTCTGGGAGCTGGTACCTTCATTGCGTACAATCGAGCGACCATAGGTATAGTTGGCATTAAAGGCGAAACCATTGCTCCAGCCTTTATCGATGGTAAAGGAGATATTGTAAGAATGGCCTTTGGCGCCATCTTCATTGTTGCTAAGCAGGTAAACACCGGTATACGGGTTGGTGCCATTGCCACGGAAGGGGATCTGGGCAGCGAAATTACCAGACAGGGGATATACATTCCGTACATCTGCTCCAACTGATTGCAGTGTGGGAGGCAGGATGTCTACACGCTTGTAGTCGATCTCATTGATATTGCTGGTATAGATACCTTCTACGATGAACTTCCAGTTCTTTCCGGCTGTTTTTTCAACGGCCAGTGAAGTACGGGCCACTTTGTTCATTTTGAATTCCTTGGAGATCAGGTCCACCTGTCCGGAAGGAACAGGAACATTGATACCAAAGTCGCTGGCCACATATTGTCCAAAGGGATCTTCACGGAAAGCCACATTGGAGCGGGCGATACCAGCCAGGCTGATACCATTGTTGTTGTACACACCACCAGGCCATACCAGAGGTACACGTCCGGTAAACAAACCGGCACCACCACGGATGGTCATATTATGTTTGGCCATTTTATAAACAAAACCAAAGCGGGGGTTGAGGGACCACTTGGGACTGGAAATCTGACCCGAGCGGGCACCTTGCATATCATAATACTGTTCGATTTTGCTCAGGGCGCTGTCGTTAAAGAAGTTGTCTGTACGTGGTGTGGTCAGGAACTTGGTGTTATCCAAACGCAATCCCACATTGATGGTCAGGGCATCATCTACCCGGATCTCATCATTTACAAAGAAACCTAAACGGAGGGTGTTGAATTTAGCCGCTGCATTCACTGACTCATCCCCTGATTTTCCGGGATCCAACAGTGAGTAAGAGCGGTTGTAGGTAGCTGCCGTTCCACCGCTGGTAAAGGCGGCGAGGCTGTTGTAAACATAGGAACCATAGTTCTGGCGGATAAAGATATTGGTTGAATTGCTCAACTCATTGTCTGTACCGATCGACCAGGTTTGGTTGCCTTTATAGAATTTGAATACATCAAAGATGGCGTAGTTATTCTGCTTCAGCAGGTTTCCGGTAGAGAATTCCTCTGTACCAAATACAATGGAACCTGATCCGTCACGAATGGTTACACGCGGGAATGGATCGCCGATCGCACCACGGTCATCCGTTACATTGGTAAAGGTCAGTAACAAGCGATTGTTAGATCCTTTCTTGAAACGGGAGTTCAATTCTATAGAACCTGAATGGGTGGTGGTTGGGAAAATATATCCGTTGTTATAAAAGTTGATCGTGCTGTTGCTGCTGCGGCTTACGTTGAAGCGTTCACCGGCATTGTACCGATAGCTGGCGCTGAGTTTGTTCTTGCTGTTAAGCGCCCAGTCAATTTTGGCAACGATACGGTCGGCATTGATCTTTTCCGGATTGTCCAGATAAGTGCCGGGTTCATACCCGTAAGTGGTACGCAGGTAAGCGGCCAGATTTTCAATATCTGTTTGCGATGAATTGCCCAGGTATCCACTAATATCATAAGGTTGTGGACGTGTATCTCTTTGCATTTCTCCATTGATGAACATGAAAATCTTGTTCTTTACAATGGGGAAACCAACGCGGAAACCATAGGTCTGGTTTTTGAAATCGGCCAATTTGGTGGCCACGCTTTTGTCAACACCAGGTGTTTTACCAGACAAAGATTGGTTCCGGAAGAAATAGTACACCGAACCATCGATCTCGTTGGTACCACTCCGTGTAATGGCATTGATACCACCACCGGTAAAGTTACCCAGGGCCGCATCATAAGGAGAGATAACAACCTGGAATTGGTCGATGGCATCGATGGAGACCGGGGCAATACCTGCCTGGCCACCATTGGTACCTGAAGCGGAAAGCCCGAATACATCATTATTCACGGCTCCGTCAATATAGAATGAGTTGTAGCGGTTGTTTTGACCAGCCAGGGAGATACCACCGTCACCGGTGATCTTGGCCTGGGGTACATAACGCAGGTAGTCCGAGAGGTTACGGCCAACGGTAGGCAGGTTTTGCATTTTATCACGACCTACAGCGGTTTCGGTACCACCCTTGGCGCCTTCACGGGCGCGACGGGAGGAAGCCAGTACCACTTCCGACAATGTTTTCACATCCTGGCCCATGGCAAGATCCTGACGGGATGTTTCCCCAAGGGAAACAAAAATGTCTGATTTTACCAGCTTGTCAAATCCGGTAAAGGATATTTCAAGTGTGTAGGGTCCACCAGGGTTGATATTGGCTACATCAAAGCGGCCGTCTCTCCGGGTGATCGTGGTGTACACGGTCTTGGTGGGAACATGGGTGAGTGTAACAGATGCGCCAACAAGGGGCTCATTTTTGTCGGTCTTTACCGTACCGGTCATACTACTGGTAGTGACCTGCGCCATTGAACACAATGACGTAATAATCAATACGATAAAGTAAGGGATACTTCTCTTAAACATAAGCATTATGTTAATTTTGGTGCAAAGAAAGCAATTTCCCGGCTACCGGACAGAGTTGGATTATTAACAATTTATTACCTACCAAACCACTGCCAGCGGAGCCTGCGGGTCATTGCATAGCGGGTCAAAGATAGGGGTATAAAGACAAGCTGGAAAATTGTGGCTAATTTTGCTAAAAATTGGAATATGCTGGATTCGATTGAGAAAGCTATTGCGGATATACGTGCCGGAAAACTGGTGATCGTGGTCGATGATGAAGACCGTGAAAATGAGGGAGATTTCATTTGTGCCGCCGAAGCAGCCACCCCGGAAGTGATCAATTTCATGACCAAGCACGGCCGGGGATTGATCTGTGTCCCCCTGCTGGAACAACGCTGCGAAGAGCTCAAACTGGAGCTGATGGTCAATAATAATACCGCCTTGCATGAAACGGCATTTACGGTGTCGGTCGACCTGCTGGGACATGGCTGTACAACCGGTATTTCAGCACAAGACAGATCACTGACCATCAAAGCCCTGATCGATCCGGAAACCAGGCCGGAAGACCTCGGCCGGCCAGGACATATCTTCCCCCTGCGTGCAAAGACCGGCGGCGTGCTTCGCCGGGCCGGACATACCGAAGCCGCGATCGATCTTTCGCGCCTGGCTGGTTATCAACCTGCCGGGGTATTGGTCGAGATCATGAATGATGACGGCACAATGGCCCGCCTCCCTCAATTAATGGAGATCGCCAAAAAATTTGATTTCAGTATCATTTCCATCAAAGACCTGATTGAATACCGCATCACCCGCGATTCCCTGATCGAGGAGGTGGTGGAAGTAGATATGCCCACCCAGTTTGGTATGTTCAAACTCAAAGCCTTTCGCGAAAAGAATTCAAGCAACGAACACCTGGCCCTGATCAAAGGGAAATGGGAAGCAGATGAACCGGTGATGGTGCGTGTTCACTCCTCCTGTTTCACCGGGGATATCCTGGGATCGCTTCGCTGTGATTGTGGCGAACAACTTCACTGCGCTATGCAAATGGTGGAGAAAGAAGGGAAAGGGGTCATTCTTTATATGAACCAGGAAGGCCGTGGTATCGGTCTGTTGAATAAACTCAAGGCCTACCGCCTGCAAGAGCAGGGAATGGACACCGTGGATGCCAACCTTCATTTGGGTTTTCAAATGGACCAACGGGATTATGGAGTAGGCGCTCAGATACTTCGCTATCTGGGTATATCCAAATTGAAACTGATCAGCAATAACCCCAAGAAGAGAGTAGGGCTTATTGGCTATGGATTGGAAGTGGTGGATAATATTCCCATTCGCATACACGCCAACCCGCATAATGAAAAGTATTTAGCTACAAAGCGGGATAGGATGGGGCATGATTTGGGGGAGAGGTGAGAATCGTGAGGCGCCTCACGTCTCTCGCCTCACACCAGCCGATGTTCATACGCAAACTTCACCAACCCGATCACACTATTCGTATTTGTTTTTCGGAAAATATTCTTGCGGTGGGTTTCTACTGTTCTTTCTGAAATAAAAAGTGCATCGGCGATTTGACGGTTATTGTATTCCTTTTCTATCAGGCGGATGATCTCGATCTCTCTTTCAGTAAGGTGGGCCTCTTCTGCCTGCTTTTTGCGACGGTCAGAGTTTTTCAGTTCCCTGATCACTTCTTCACTAAAATATATACCACCGGCCGCGATCTTTTCGAGGGCGGTTACAAGTTCCTGTTTACCGATATTCTTCAATACATAACCGGATATATCGGACTCGGTGATCATTTCATTGACCAATTCACCCTGCCCGCTCATGGAAAGCGCGAGGATACGAAGGAGGGGAAATTCCTTTCGCACTTTTTTGGCCAATTCATTGCCGGGAATGACAGGCATCATGATATCCGTCAGCAGGATATCCACCGGATGCAGTTGAAGAAGACCGATTACTTCTTCGGGCTTCGTGGTAGAAAATACCAACTCCACCGAATCGGTCCCCTTTAATAAAGACAATAACCCATCGATCACGATCTGGTGATCGTCCACCAAGGCCACTTTGATCTTTCTCTTCCCCATTTGTCGAAAATAACTATTTATTATTGTTTCTCGCAGCGAAGGCAGCGCTTCCTGGCGTTCGCTGCGAGAAACCTAAGAACGAATTTTCAGCTATATCCTCTTTGGATTACGAAAGAGGTACATGCACCGCTACCAGGGTTCCTTTTCCCGGGGCAGAATCAAAATCCACCGTGCCTTTCAGAAATTCCACCCGCGTACGGATATTTTTTAACCCCATCCCATCCCCATTCGCTTCATCCAAAACGGCAAACCCTTTTCCATTGTCTTCAATGGTGGCACTAATGCCGTCTTTATCACGGATGATCGAAATATCGAGGTGGGTGGCCCCGGCATGTTTGATCACATTGTTGACACATTCCTGTATCACACGATACAATACAATTTCCACATTGCTGTCGATCCGGTCCTGCAGCCCTTCGGTGTGCAGGTGCACCTTTAATACTTTGCTTTCGATCTTTTCCAGAAAATCGCCAATGGCAGAGGCTAACCCTTTTTTCAACAGCACATTGGGCATCATGTTATGACTTACTGTACGTACTTCCTTACAACTTTCATCCACCAGGCCGATGATCTTATCGAGTGAGGCCCGCTGACCCGGGTCGGCAATGGTTAGTTCCGATTCCAGGGCAGAAAGGTTCATTTTGGCCGCGCTCATCATTTGTCCCACTCCGTCGTGCAGGTCCTTCGCGATCCGCTGCCGCTCACTTTCTTCGGCTTCCATCACCGCACGGGTGGCAATTTCCTGTTGATGCATGATCTCCTGCTGCAACTGATGCTTTTGCCGCAGGCGGTATCGCCGGTAAATCAGGTAGCCGGAAAAGGCAGTCAGGAGCAAAATAAGTACGGTACCTCCAATGATATAATTTTTCTTACTCAGTTGTGTTTGCTGTAACTCGATCTGTTTTTGTTTCTTCTCGGTC from Chitinophagales bacterium carries:
- a CDS encoding bifunctional 3,4-dihydroxy-2-butanone-4-phosphate synthase/GTP cyclohydrolase II encodes the protein MLDSIEKAIADIRAGKLVIVVDDEDRENEGDFICAAEAATPEVINFMTKHGRGLICVPLLEQRCEELKLELMVNNNTALHETAFTVSVDLLGHGCTTGISAQDRSLTIKALIDPETRPEDLGRPGHIFPLRAKTGGVLRRAGHTEAAIDLSRLAGYQPAGVLVEIMNDDGTMARLPQLMEIAKKFDFSIISIKDLIEYRITRDSLIEEVVEVDMPTQFGMFKLKAFREKNSSNEHLALIKGKWEADEPVMVRVHSSCFTGDILGSLRCDCGEQLHCAMQMVEKEGKGVILYMNQEGRGIGLLNKLKAYRLQEQGMDTVDANLHLGFQMDQRDYGVGAQILRYLGISKLKLISNNPKKRVGLIGYGLEVVDNIPIRIHANPHNEKYLATKRDRMGHDLGER
- a CDS encoding TonB-dependent receptor, with amino-acid sequence MFKRSIPYFIVLIITSLCSMAQVTTSSMTGTVKTDKNEPLVGASVTLTHVPTKTVYTTITRRDGRFDVANINPGGPYTLEISFTGFDKLVKSDIFVSLGETSRQDLAMGQDVKTLSEVVLASSRRAREGAKGGTETAVGRDKMQNLPTVGRNLSDYLRYVPQAKITGDGGISLAGQNNRYNSFYIDGAVNNDVFGLSASGTNGGQAGIAPVSIDAIDQFQVVISPYDAALGNFTGGGINAITRSGTNEIDGSVYYFFRNQSLSGKTPGVDKSVATKLADFKNQTYGFRVGFPIVKNKIFMFINGEMQRDTRPQPYDISGYLGNSSQTDIENLAAYLRTTYGYEPGTYLDNPEKINADRIVAKIDWALNSKNKLSASYRYNAGERFNVSRSSNSTINFYNNGYIFPTTTHSGSIELNSRFKKGSNNRLLLTFTNVTDDRGAIGDPFPRVTIRDGSGSIVFGTEEFSTGNLLKQNNYAIFDVFKFYKGNQTWSIGTDNELSNSTNIFIRQNYGSYVYNSLAAFTSGGTAATYNRSYSLLDPGKSGDESVNAAAKFNTLRLGFFVNDEIRVDDALTINVGLRLDNTKFLTTPRTDNFFNDSALSKIEQYYDMQGARSGQISSPKWSLNPRFGFVYKMAKHNMTIRGGAGLFTGRVPLVWPGGVYNNNGISLAGIARSNVAFREDPFGQYVASDFGINVPVPSGQVDLISKEFKMNKVARTSLAVEKTAGKNWKFIVEGIYTSNINEIDYKRVDILPPTLQSVGADVRNVYPLSGNFAAQIPFRGNGTNPYTGVYLLSNNEDGAKGHSYNISFTIDKGWSNGFAFNANYTYGRSIVRNEGTSSQNNSQWRFMETVYGRNFLSLSTSDYDLGSRINVYVAKKITWANKKLATTISLVYNGQSGSPFSYVINRGMIRDLDNFETNDLAYIPADISEINFIQNGAASPADQWNAFNAFVEGDKYLKSRRGQYAERNGARLPFTNIVDLKLQQDFNIKLGARTYQVQVTYDVFNFTNMINNKWGKAYFMSNDQAILLDFQGYVSATDLTPLYRFTAPTTGNYWTISDGVFNSARWTSQLGVRLNF
- a CDS encoding response regulator transcription factor; translated protein: MGKRKIKVALVDDHQIVIDGLLSLLKGTDSVELVFSTTKPEEVIGLLQLHPVDILLTDIMMPVIPGNELAKKVRKEFPLLRILALSMSGQGELVNEMITESDISGYVLKNIGKQELVTALEKIAAGGIYFSEEVIRELKNSDRRKKQAEEAHLTEREIEIIRLIEKEYNNRQIADALFISERTVETHRKNIFRKTNTNSVIGLVKFAYEHRLV